In Bacteroidales bacterium, the sequence CAAACATTGCTTCCAGTACTATCAATAAATTTTATCTCAAAATTATTTGCAGGAGATTCGGCTTTAACGTTAAAAGTAAATTCGTAATTATCAGGTAGATCTATCGGAAAAAGTTTTTGTATTCCCCCATAACCTGTCCCTTTGGTAAAATCGTAATCAAAACGAATTGCATTGCCTGTTAATCCTTTTTCAGGTGTTAGCTTAAGATTTACCCCGTCGGATTTGATAAAATTCCAGCCATTTTTGTTTTCAAATTCATCCAATGTTTTGATTTGAGCAATGCTAATAGTTACAGGAAGAAAGTTCAAAGCGAGCAATACGTATAAATTCTTAAAAAGATTTTTCATAGATTTAATTCAAATAAATTGACAAAGCATGAAAATTTAGAAATATATATTCAGACATCTAAATATGATTTTCCAGCCATCCTCCTTTAAATCCAGCCTTTTTTAAACCGTTCACTATATACTTGTTCTTTTTCATTAGATTCCAAATTAACCCAGTTTGATAGTTTTCTATCTGGATTACAATTGGACCCTGATCAAGACCTATATAATCTTTATCGAACCATCCTTGTGGAAATTCATCTGTAATGTATGAGGGGTTAAAAGCATCTTTAAATCCATATTGCTGGTAAAGCTTTTCTCCATAAGTTTTTTTCATAGCCATTAGTGCCTGCAAACTTTCATCAGGAGTAAATGGGATGGAGCCTCCCGCTGCGGTGGGGGCAATACTTCCGTCATCAACTATTGCTTGGATGGATGCTCCTCTAGCTCTATACGTGTAAAATTGAACTTTATTACCTTTGAAGGGCAATTGACTATCTATAGGACCATCGCAAGCAGTAAGTCCCCAAATAGAATCTGAGTAAGCGTTGAAGTTCATAGGATTTTTAATACAATAAGCTCTATTTGCCAATGTTGCCCGACGAGAGTTTTCAAAATAATCTATTCCTTTTTGTTGTATGTAAGGATCGTAAATTTCTCTAAAATCGATAAACATGTGGGAATATTGGTGACCAAATAAAGGCTCAAAATTTAGATGCTGATATCCATAGAAGTCTGCCCATTTATAATTTTTACAATACGAATTCCAAGTCGAATCAGGCGTAGCATGTGTTGGTGAGCCTAATGACAGGATCATAAGCATCATAGCTTCGCTGTAACCTAGATAATGTGCATTAATGAACCCATCTTCGGGGTGCCAACCCATAGACATAAATTCTTGTCCATTCATAGCCCAATTCCAATCTACTCTTAAATATAATGAATCGGCCAGATTACGTATCTGTTTTTCCTCCTCAGTATTTCCGTCAAAATAGGATTGACAGGTTAATATCCCAGCCATCAACCATCCCGTATCTATAGTTGAAAGTTCTACATTTTTGTATCTTAATCCCTGTTTGTAGGTCAAGAAATGATAATAAAAACCCTTATATCCAGTTGCTCCAGTGCTGTCTGATCCTTGAACTGAATTATGAAGCCATTTAATTGTATTTAAAACCCTTTCAACCCCCTGCTGCCTGCTTATATATTTGTTTTCAAT encodes:
- a CDS encoding Tat pathway signal protein encodes the protein MKGITLIILGIIFWGNSNNVINACNTTVTVQEKDTFLNDLKHRTFNYFWDLHDSITWQTPDRYPTKIFTSIAATGFGLAAYIVGIENKYISRQQGVERVLNTIKWLHNSVQGSDSTGATGYKGFYYHFLTYKQGLRYKNVELSTIDTGWLMAGILTCQSYFDGNTEEEKQIRNLADSLYLRVDWNWAMNGQEFMSMGWHPEDGFINAHYLGYSEAMMLMILSLGSPTHATPDSTWNSYCKNYKWADFYGYQHLNFEPLFGHQYSHMFIDFREIYDPYIQQKGIDYFENSRRATLANRAYCIKNPMNFNAYSDSIWGLTACDGPIDSQLPFKGNKVQFYTYRARGASIQAIVDDGSIAPTAAGGSIPFTPDESLQALMAMKKTYGEKLYQQYGFKDAFNPSYITDEFPQGWFDKDYIGLDQGPIVIQIENYQTGLIWNLMKKNKYIVNGLKKAGFKGGWLENHI